The sequence below is a genomic window from Candidatus Rokuibacteriota bacterium.
TCGACGTCGTGCAGGTAGAGGCAGTCGTTGAGCCAGTTCACGAGGAGGCTCTCGCGCGTCTCCCCCTGGGCGCGCACCTCCCGCGCGTCGGCTTCCTCCACGCCCTCGGGTGACACCATCAGGGCGAAGAGGCCGAGGCCGGTCTGGCGGAACGCCGCCTCAAGGGTCGGGCCCCATCCCCTAAGCCCGATGTCGGCGGCCACGTCGAAGTAGTCGAAGCCCTCGGCCTCACTCACCAGAACGACCTTCGCTCATGA
It includes:
- a CDS encoding archease; amino-acid sequence: MSEAEGFDYFDVAADIGLRGWGPTLEAAFRQTGLGLFALMVSPEGVEEADAREVRAQGETRESLLVNWLNDCLYLHDVEGFVARRIDFTVFEERRLHSLLRGEEVDPSRHRLGTLVKAATYHQLTMSQRDQRWEIRVILDI